A stretch of the Aegilops tauschii subsp. strangulata cultivar AL8/78 chromosome 4, Aet v6.0, whole genome shotgun sequence genome encodes the following:
- the LOC109766565 gene encoding type II inositol polyphosphate 5-phosphatase 15 — MADPGDTATPAAAVSSPWDDVPDDFFLSASISPPTPPPAPAPIPSTSPPAPSALRSASLPVTSIPPASASASFSGSLHRAIAPQPIHPSHSLPAFSAASLPAVADVCPPPPGPHHSNSLSEFAASASQSRVHRPPPRAAVRADRPPPLELRPRPPRESQSGIALCALTCCAAPGAGTSTHLWAAGEAGVRVWDVADAFRSPTSPRRWGDEASAPFRESRKTPPAICLVADPGRGLVWSGHTNGRIMGWRADPGPEAGERIGWDAHRGPVFAMVISPYGDLWSGSEGGIIKVWNGEAIEKSLALEREEKCKVSLLVEGSFIDLWTMVSDGGACPLPSVDVKLLLSDNSRSKVWSAGYLSFALWDSRTKELLKVVNVDGQVDTRFDVLSAQDPYGYETKQNLFSSPKKEKARSPVNFFQRSRNALMGAADAVRRVAAKAGFGDDTRRIEALVMSMDGMIWTGSVNGSVAQWDGSGNRLQEFQHHSSSVQSILNFGTRLWVGYMDGNIQLLDLDGNLLGGWIAHSSPILSMAVGSSYIFTLAGHGGVRGWNLSSPGPADSILRSELTEKEISYKNIEYMKVLVCSWNVGQEKASYESLRAWLKFPTQEVGVVVVGLQEVEMGAGFLAMSAAKETVGLEGSPNGEWWLDAIGQILKGHSFERVGSRQMAGLLTAVWVRTNLKHFVSDIDNAAVACGLGRAIGNKGAVGLRMRIHDRSICFVNCHFAAHMEAVSRRNEDFDHVFRTMTFATPSSGLLTTSISGSAGQLLQANGSRMPELSDTDMIVFLGDFNYRLYDISYEEAMGLVSRRRFDWLRKNDQLRAEMRSGRVFQGLREGDFQFPPTYKFEKHKAGLSGYDCSEKKRIPAWCDRVLYRDSRASSGTECSLDCPVVCSVSLYDSCMEATDSDHKPVKCLFNLDVARVEKQTMRQKYGEIMSSNKKVLHLLQGLKAFPEANVSTNDIILQDQTPYIFKLQNRSTEDRACFEITGQAPSSSGTDSAGFPTWLKVSPATGIICPGQTVEVTLQHGDLRGTSWNNLSGANQEKAAQLSVKITGVCSTVAKCYGVRVQCQKGRSAFPFKRF; from the exons ATGGCGGATCCCGGCGACACCGCGacacccgccgccgccgtctcatCCCCGTGGGACGACGTCCCCGATGACTTCTTCCTCTCCGCCTCCATCTCGCCCCCTACCCCTCCGCCAGCCCCTGCTCCCATCCCTTCCACCTCCCCTCCCGCTCCATCGGCTCTCCGCTCAGCATCCCTCCCGGTCACCTCCATCCCTCCTGCATCCGCCTCCGCTTCCTTCTCCGGTTCCCTCCACCGCGCTATTGCCCCTCAGCCCATCCACCCCAGCCACTCCCTCCCGGCCTTCTCGGCCGCTTCTCTCCCCGCGGTAGCCGACGTCTGCCCTCCGCCCCCGGGCCCCCACCATTCCAACTCGCTCTCGGAGTTCGCCGCTTCCGCATCCCAATCCCGCGTCCACCGCCCTCCCCCTCGCGCCGCCGTGCGCGCGGACCGCCCGCCCCCGCTGGAGCTGCGCCCGAGGCCACCGAGGGAGTCACAGTCTGGCATCGCCCTCTGTGCTCTCACCTGCTGTGCTGCTCCTGGTGCCGGGACCTCCACTCACCTCTGGGCGGCGGGCGAGGCTGGCGTCAGGGTTTGGGACGTCGCGGATGCCTTCCGATCACCCACATCTCCGCGGCGGTGGGGAGACGAGGCGAGCGCGCCCTTTCGGGAGTCGCGCAAGACACCGCCTGCAATCTGCCTCGTGGCTGATCCCGGCCGCGGTTTGGTGTGGAGCGGCCACACCAACGGGCGGATCATGGGTTGGCGTGCTGACCCAGGTCCGGAGGCCGGGGAGCGCATTGGGTGGGATGCACACCGTGGACCAGTATTTGCGATGGTCATCTCTCCCTATG GTGATTTATGGTCTGGATCTGAAGGTGGAATAATTAAAGTATGGAATGGAGAAGCAATTGAGAAATCTCTTGCTTTAGAAAGAGAAGAAAAGTGTAAGGTCTCCCTTTTAGTTGAAGGATCATTCATTGACCTTTGGACCATGGTCAGTGACGGAGGGGCCTGCCCCTTGCCTTCCGTAGATGTAAAACTTCTATTATCTGACAATTCCAGATCGAAAGTATGGAGTGCTGGTTACCTCTCATTTGCACTCTG GGATTCTCGCACTAAGGAGCTCCTGAAAGTGGTAAATGTGGATGGCCAAGTTGATACCCGTTTTGACGTCTTATCTGCTCAGGATCCATATGGCTATGAAACAAAACAAAACCTTTTCTCCTCTCCGAAGAAAGAGAAAGCTCGCAGTCCTGTTAATTTTTTCCAGAGATCACGGAATGCTTTGATGGGAGCAGCTGATGCAGTTCGGCGAGTTGCTGCTAAAGCAGGATTTGGAGATGATACTCGAAGAATAGAAGCATTAGTAATGTCAATGGATGGGATGATCTGGACAGGATCTGTAAATGGCTCAGTTGCTCAATGGGATGGTAGTGGTAATCGTTTGCAAGAGTTTCAGCATCATTCATCTTCTGTTCAAAGTATTCTCAACTTTGGCACAAGATTGTGGGTGGGGTACATGGATGGTAACATCCAGCTCTTGGACCTGGATGGCAACTTGCTGGGAGGATGGATTGCACATAGTAGTCCAATTCTGAGTATGGCTGTCGGAAGTTCATATATATTTACATTAGCTGGTCATGGGGGAGTCCGTGGATGGAATTTATCATCTCCAGGGCCTGCTGACAGCATTTTGCGTTCTGAATTGACGGAGAAAGAGATATCATACAAAAACATTGAATACATGAAGGTGTTAGTATGTTCTTGGAATGTTGGGCAAGAAAAAGCATCTTATGAGTCACTAAGAGCTTGGCTGAAATTCCCAACACAAGAGGTTGGGGTAGTGGTAGTTGGATTGCAAGAGGTGGAGATGGGCGCTGGTTTTCTTGCAATGTCGGCAGCTAAAGAAACG GTAGGGCTAGAGGGAAGCCCAAACGGGGAGTGGTGGTTGGATGCAATTGGGCAAATCTTGAAAGGCCACTCTTTTGAGCGTGTTGGTTCAAGGCAGATGGCTGGGTTACTTACCGctgtatg GGTAAGAACAAATCTTAAGCATTTTGTCAGTGATATCGACAATGCTGCAGTAGCATGTGGATTAGGGCGCGCTATTGGCAACAAG GGAGCAGTCGGATTGAGGATGAGAATACATGATAGAAGCATTTGCTTTGTAAATTGTCATTTCGCTGCACATATGGAAGCTGTGAGCCGGCGAAATGAAGACTTTGACCATGTCTTTAGAACAATGACCTTTGCCACCCCTTCAAGTGGATTATTGACAACATCAA TTTCTGGTTCTGCCGGTCAGCTTCTTCAAGCAAAT GGATCAAGAATGCCTGAGTTGTCAGATACGGACATGATTGTCTTTCTTGGTGACTTCAATTACCGGCTTTACGACATTTCGTATGAAGAGGCGATGGGGTTGGTTTCCCGGAGACGCTTTGACTGGCTGAGGAAGAATGACCAGCTGCGAGCAGAAATGAGATCCGGGAGAGTCTTCCAGGGATTACGTGAAGGAGATTTCCAGTTCCCACCTACTTACAAATTTGAGAAACACAAAGCTGGCTTATCAG GGTATGATTGTAGTGAGAAGAAACGCATTCCTGCCTGGTGTGACCGAGTTCTATACCGTGACAGCCGAGCTAGTTCAGGAACTGAGTGTTCTTTGGATTGTCCTGTGGTTTGTTCAGTATCACT GTACGACTCTTGCATGGAAGCAACAGACAGTGATCACAAACCTGTAAAATGCTTGTTCAATTTGGATGTTGCACGTGTTGAGAAACAGACGATGAGGCAGAAATATGGGGAGATAATGAGTTCAAATAAGAAAGTGTTGCACTTGCTCCAGGGGCTAAAAGCATTCCCTGAAGCAAATGTGAGCACCAATGACATCATTCTGCAAGACCAAACTCCCTATATTTTTAAACTACAAAACAGAAGTACAGAAGACAGAGCTTGTTTTGAGATAACTGGCCAAGCACCAAGTTCCTCTGGCACAGATTCTGCTGGTTTCCCTACTTGGCTTAAG GTTTCTCCAGCAACTGGTATAATCTGCCCTGGACAGACGGTAGAGGTCACTTTGCAGCATGGAGACCTGCGTGGAACATCGTGGAATAATTTGTCTGGGGCTAACCAAGAAAAGGCAGCACAATTATCGGTGAAAATAACTGGAGTGTGTTCTACCGTTGCCAAATGTTACGGAGTACGCGTGCAATGCCAGAAGGGCCGGAGCGCATTTCCTTTCAAGAGGTTCTAA
- the LOC109766564 gene encoding probable disease resistance protein At1g61300, which translates to MEMQLAAVLATLALGGALVVLFFGKWWQPLADGDKRVKELDDAVEALLQLRADVLKQLDGAPEPEQPRAWMRRVQDAQDEVASVKARHDAGQLYVVRLLQYFLTTGPVAGLAEKQLKIVRAIQEQGVALLEAALAAPQAPPPLLLQPEELELPPETGSARPYLNEALGFLGDCDAALGVWGAGGVGKTTVLKWVRDVCGRVAPFFDHVLLLAASRDCTVAKLQKEVVAVLGLRDAPTEQAQAAGILSFLRDKSFLLLLDGVWERLDLERVGIPQPLGVVAGRVRKVVVASRSEAVCADMGCRKKIKMECMSEDDAWSLFEANAGEEAIRGDAQISTLARQVAAECNGLPLFLATVGRAMSNKRTAEEWGDAFDKLKKPQLTSTAPGQDKGAHALVKFCFDSLESDTVRECLLTCALWPEDHNISKDELVQCWIGLGLLPKYDDVDESLRFGHTVVAILESARLLEQGDNHRHNMCPSDTHVRLHDVVRDAALQLAPGKWLVRAGVGLREPPRDEALWRDVELVSLMHNAIEEAPAKAGGALSDAQPASLMLQCNRALPRRMLQAIQHFTRLTYLDLEDTGILDAFPMEVCCLVNLEFLNLSRNRILSLPMELGNLSQLKYLHLRDNYYIQITVPPGLISRLAKLQVLDLFTASIVSVADDYVAPVIDDLESSGARMPWLGIWMDNTRDARRLARLAPGVRARSIHLRKLDGARTLELLSAQHAAELGGVQEGLRELAVYSSDIEEIVADAHAPRLEVVKFGFLARLRVMEWSHGAASNLREVAIGACHALTHMTWVQHLPCLESLNLSGCNGMTRLVGGVAEGGSEAEEVVTFPRLRLLALLGLPRLEDIRGGGGECAFPELRRLQTRGCSRLRRIPMRPVAGGQGRVRVEGDKHWWNGLQWASDDVKACFVPVLL; encoded by the exons ATGGAGATGCAGCTCGCGGCCGTGCTCGCCACGCTCGCCCTCGGCGGCGCGCTCGTCGTGCTCTTCTTCGGCAAGTGGTGGCAGCCGCTGGCTGACGGCGACAAGCGCGTCAAGGAGCTCGACGACGCCGTCGAGGCCCTGCTGCAGCTGCGGGCCGACGTGCTCAAGCAGCTGGACGGCGCGCCGGAGCCGGAGCAGCCGCGCGCGTGGATGCGGCGCGTGCAGGACGCGCAGGACGAGGTGGCGTCCGTCAAGGCGCGGCACGACGCGGGGCAGCTCTACGTCGTCCGCCTCCTGCAGTACTTCCTCACCACGGGCCCCGTCGCCGGGCTGGCCGAGAAGCAGCTCAAGATCGTGCGCGCCATCCAGGAGCAGGGCGTGGCGCTGCTCGAGGCCGCGCTGGCCGCGCCGcaggcgccgccgccgctcctcctcCAGCCCGAGGAGCTGGAGCTCCCGCCCGAGACGGGGTCCGCCAGGCCCTACCTCAACGAGGCGCTCGGCTTCCTCGGCGACTGCGACGCCGCGCTCGGCGTCTGGGGCGCCGGCGGCGTGGGCAAGACGACGGTGCTGAAGTGGGTGCGCGACGTGTGCGGCCGCGTGGCGCCATTCTTCGACCACGTCCTCCTCCTGGCGGCCTCCAGGGACTGCACGGTGGCGAAACTCCAGAAGGAGGTCGTGGCCGTGCTCGGCCTCCGCGACGCGCCGACCGAGCAGGCGCAGGCCGCCGGGATCCTGAGCTTCCTCAGGGACAAGAGCTTCCTGCTCCTGCTGGACGGCGTGTGGGAGCGCCTGGACCTGGAGAGGGTGGGCATCCCGCAGCCCTTGGGGGTGGTGGCCGGTCGGGTGAGGAAGGTGGTCGTGGCGTCCAGGAGCGAGGCGGTGTGCGCGGACATGGGCTGCCGCAAGAAGATCAAGATGGAGTGCATGAGCGAAGACGATGCGTGGAGCCTGTTTGAAGCGAACGCCGGCGAGGAGGCCATCCGCGGCGACGCCCAAATTTCCACACTTGCAAGACAG GTGGCTGCAGAATGCAATGGCCTGCCTCTCTTCCTCGCCACCGTCGGCCGTGCCATGTCCAACAAACGTACAGCAGAGGAGTGGGGCGATGCATTCGACAAGCTCAAGAAGCCGCAGCTCACGAGCACTGCGCCCGGCCAGGACAAGGGTGCGCACGCTCTCGTGAAGTTCTGCTTCGACAGCCTTGAGAGCGACACGGTGAGGGAGTGCCTCCTGACCTGCGCGCTCTGGCCGGAGGACCACAACATCTCCAAGGACGAGCTCGTGCAGTGCTGGATCggcctcggcctcctccccaaGTACGACGACGTCGACGAGTCGCTCCGGTTCGGGCACACGGTGGTCGCCATCCTGGAGTCGGCGCGCCTCCTGGAGCAGGGCGACAACCACCGGCACAACATGTGCCCGTCCGACACGCACGTCCGGCTCCACGACGTCGTCCGCGACGCTGCGCTCCAGCTCGCGCCCGGCAAGTGGCTGGTCCGCGCGGGCGTCGGGCTCCGGGAGCCGCCCCGCGACGAGGCGCTGTGGCGCGACGTGGAGCTCGTGTCGCTGATGCACAACGCCATCGAGGAGGCCCCCGCCAAGGCCGGCGGCGCGCTCTCGGACGCGCAGCCGGCGTCGCTGATGCTGCAGTGCAACCGCGCCCTGCCGCGGAGGATGCTGCAGGCGATCCAGCACTTCACCAGGCTGACGTACCTGGACCTGGAGGACACCGGCATACTGGACGCGTTCCCGATGGAGGTCTGCTGCCTTGTCAACCTGGAGTTCCTCAACCTGTCCAGGAACAGGATCCTGTCGCTGCCCATGGAGCTGGGCAACCTGAGCCAGCTCAAGTACCTCCACCTGCGCGACAACTACTACATCCAGATCACGGTGCCTCCGGGCCTGATCTCGCGGCTCGCCAAGCTGCAGGTGCTGGACCTGTTCACCGCGAGCATCGTCTCCGTCGCGGACGACTACGTCGCGCCGGTCATCGACGACCTCGAGAGCAGCGGCGCGCGCATGCCGTGGCTCGGCATCTGGATGGACAACACCCGCGACGCGCGGAGGTTGGCGCGCCTGGCGCCGGGCGTGCGCGCCCGGTCGATCCACCTGCGCAAGCTGGACGGGGCGCGGACCCTGGAGCTGCTGTCGGCGCAGCACGCGGCGGAGCTCGGGGGCGTGCAGGAGGGCCTGCGGGAGCTGGCGGTGTACTCGTCCGACATCGAGGAGATCGTGGCGGACGCGCACGCGCCGAGGCTGGAGGTGGTCAAGTTCGGGTTCCTCGCGAGGCTCCGCGTCATGGAGTGGTCCCACGGCGCGGCGTCCAACCTCCGGGAGGTGGCCATCGGCGCGTGCCACGCGCTGACGCACATGACCTGGGTGCAGCACCTCCCTTGCCTCGAGTCGCTCAACCTCAGCGGCTGCAACGGCATGACGAGGCTGGTCGGCGGCGTCGCGGAGGGGGGCAgcgaggcggaggaggtggtGACGTTCCCGCGGCTGAGGCTGCTGGCGCTGCTGGGGCTGCCGAGGCTGGAGGACATCCGCGGCGGCGGGGGGGAGTGCGCGTTCCCGGAGCTGCGGAGGCTGCAGACCAGGGGGTGCTCGCGGCTGAGGCGCATACCCATGCGGCCGGTGGCCGGCGGGCAGGGCAGGGTGAGGGTGGAGGGCGACAAGCACTGGTGGAACGGGCTGCAGTGGGCGAGCGACGACGTCAAGGCCTGCTTCGTTCCGGTGCTGCTCTGA